The sequence GCATTTAGGCAGATAAGCAACAGTCTGATGTAGAAATGTTGAGTGGTCATCTAAATGAGGAAGATATTTCAGCAAAGCCGGAATAGTCCTGAAAGCAAACAACTGAATAGCAAGCGGGAAGCCATGAACATCCATAGATGACTGCTGCAGTTTTCTTATAAGAGAAGCGTTGTCTGCAATGTAATCTCCTACCCAAACCATCCGTATGATGCGGTTAAATGAGTGGAGTCCCCATGGATAATGGAGGAAGAACTCAACATTCTTAACCATTTCAACTACTTCCACAGATGGCTTAACTGGCTGCGTCCTGCATAAAAGAATGCCTTCTACAATGGCAACTAAGGGGAGTCTGAACTTTCGCCATGCCGACATTGTTTTGTCTGATTTCAAAGATAGAACAAGGTCATCAACCGTTGCCGTCCCTAGTTGACGTCCAATTAATGTATACCAGTAAGGAGCAGAACCGTCAGCATGAGTTGTAGCAGAGAGTAACTCTGGCACGGGTGGAAAAGAAGAACAACATAAACCAGTAACCTCTGCAAACTCGATAAGAGAGAAACGAAAAGGTTGTCCCGCAAAGAGGAACCAAATTTCATTAGTATTATCAGAACACAGCTGTCTGCATAACAGCTGGTCCACAAAATGGCCAAATAGCAAACTTTGGCGAACAAGGAACGAGAAAAGAGGGCTAAGCGGAGATGCCAATAATTCTTGGAGCTCAGGCATCCCATCCAAGACATTTAAAATGTCGAGGAGGTACTGTGGTCTTGAGTATGAGTTGATACGAACTAGATGAGAAGGATAACAATTAAGGTCAAACAGGCGTCGCGGCAAATCAGCtgttaaaaaaaaggaaacttattTGTTAGTACactttgaaaggaaaaaaatatgaggCACTTAAATCGGTTGAAGCAGATGAAGTCTAACAACCAGTCGGGGGGGACAACATGAGTTAAAAACATGGGACAGTGGGAAGAATGAATGTGGGGGAGACAGTGaccaaaaactaaaccctagaaCCCCGTTTGTGGCGGAGACAGtgaacaaaaactaaaacctaGAACCCCGTTTGTGGGGGAGAAAGTgaacaaaaactaaaccctagaaCCCTGTTTGTGAGAGAGTAAATCAgcaaaaactaaaccctaaaaccccgTTTGTAATCTGTATTCTTGTAATGGGGTGTTAACTAGTTTGACGATGAAGACGGCCAAAAAAACCTAATGGCGGGCAAACACAACTCTACACAGTAAACATTACCGGTTATTGGTAAGACTTTAGTGGAAAAGATGTGCAGAAATGTAAACAGTACAACACTTCGGCTCGCATGGGCAGCTGCACATGTGCTAAAACAGACATTCAAAATAAGGAAGGAAACCCAATGAGTTGGAGACAACAACCAACCAATTTTGCTAGGTCAATGGAGGGTACGAAAAAATATCGAAAAGCCAGAGACGTAAGAAAACTGAAATCAGATCCAACAGCTACAAACTGTATATGGATATACCTGAGGAGGCAGACGAAATTGATTGAGTGATTGGTGATTGCGTCTCTAGCAAGAAAACGAAAGACAGAGTGATCAGAAATGGGGAGAGTAAGGTCGGTGCCATAAATCTGTAGATCCGGTCAGATGTGTAAGTAGTACAGTGAATACATACCTGTGACGAAAGGTAATACGAAAAAGCGCGGACGATTGTGGTGGCAGAATATGGAGGACGATAATCTGGAGAGTACGGATCTTCAATTGTAGCTACCGGAATGGGAGAATAAAGAGAACATACAACCAAAGACGCGACAGCAACGACGGACCCCCGATAAAGGTTATGGTTCGTAGGTAAGGCGGATGGGCAAACCGATATCAATATAACATGAGGTTGAGTTATTTCGAGGCGCGTGGCGTAAATGGGAAATATAAGTTTCAAGGGTAAGTAAGTAATTCTATACACAAAAGTACCTAATCCTCTAAGACCGGACCAAAAATCCTAATTAGACAATACCCAACGAAAAAAGTGGTTTTCTCATAATTAATTCCTAAAATCTATTAAGAAGTTTTAACTAAATGGAAATATGGGAATCGGTGAtgtactaaatttttttatatagttcaTAGTTTTTCATATACTacaatctatactaataaaaagtagaagttATAAGCTTCTAAAGCCGTccacataaaattttaaacaaccaatagaaatctgacatatcacttattaatattttatacaatttccagaattttctatattaaaaattattttaaacaatctatcatgatttgacatgtcattcattaacattttttaaatttacagaattttttagaaaaaaaaaatttaaatttatggaaatcaaagaactaagcataatatcccacattggctaaaaaatttttagacaatcgttcagaaccaatataaataagattaatatgcttccaacaaagaatgagcaggaaagtttgatttatcaggcatccaagtttaaaagttttatttggtttgatctggttttttatt comes from Camelina sativa cultivar DH55 chromosome 19, Cs, whole genome shotgun sequence and encodes:
- the LOC104766548 gene encoding uncharacterized protein LOC104766548 is translated as MPELQELLASPLSPLFSFLVRQSLLFGHFVDQLLCRQLCSDNTNEIWFLFAGQPFRFSLIEFAEVTGLCCSSFPPVPELLSATTHADGSAPYWYTLIGRQLGTATVDDLVLSLKSDKTMSAWRKFRLPLVAIVEGILLCRTQPVKPSVEVVEMVKNVEFFLHYPWGLHSFNRIIRMVWVGDYIADNASLIRKLQQSSMDVHGFPLAIQLFAFRTIPALLKYLPHLDDHSTFLHQTVAYLPKCRAFHASNIFAVENDTTVWSIHLYTCGILFWLFFLTFHLFHLGG